The genomic region atcgcttctcttatttttcagaggcatttttgttaaaattaaagaagcgatctgattggttgctatgggcaactggttaacttttcctctgcacaggttttgataaatgctcCCAATGGTCTTTGTAAGACAGGAAGTGAACAGAGCGGGGTGGCACAAGTGGGCGGAGTCATGTGTTCCCTTTAACCCTTTGCTTTCTATGTCTGCTCACAGCTTCAGTTCCCGCTGCAGGAGTTCATCTTGGCCATGGGCTTCTTTCTGGTCCTGGTCTTGGAGCAGATTGTGCTGAGTTACCAGGAGCCGGCGGGGTGGACGGAGGAGACGCACTCCCTCCTGGGCACTGACAGCAGGATCCCGCACCCGGAGCAGCCACACGTGCACGTGGATGTGAATGCTCACTCTGCAGTGCGGGCCGTGGTCCTGGTGCTGTCCCTCTCCTTACACTCGGTCTTGGAGGGTCTCGCCGTGGGGCTCCTGCAGGAGAGCGGGAAGGTGCTGGAGACCTGCCTGGCGCTCCTCATCCACAAGTGCATCGTCTCCTTCAGCCTCACCCTGAAGCTGGCGCAGGGCCGGCTCCGCCCCCGCGCTATCCTCTCCTGCCTCCTCCTCTTCGCCTTCATGACCCCTCTGGGCATTGGCCTGGGCATCGTGTCTACGGAGAATGCCGACCCCCTACATCAGCTGACCCGCAGCGTCCTGGAGGGCATCGCCACGGGGACCTTTCTGTACATCACCTTCCTAGAGATATTGCCCCATGAGCTGACCGCCAGCGACCAGCGCATTGTCAAAGTGATCGTCATCCTCTGCGGCTTCTCCGTCGTCACCGCCATCTTATTCGTCAAGATCTGATGGCTCACGGATACAGTGCCCCCTCATGGCTTGTGTCTTCCTGCCCCTTTATAAAGAGCAATTTCAGCAAACACCCCACCCCCATGTGGACGAACATATAACACCAGCAGTAATGactgtaatactgccccctgtggacaaaaatataactacaccAGCATAAACTATCTTAATGTGCCACTCTCCTTTTCTGCAGTAAAAGCTTCCTCTTGGCttaagatcagtgtttcccaaccagggagcctccagctgttgcaaaactacaactcccagcatgcccggacagccaacggctgtccgggcgtgctgagagttgtagttttgcaacagctggaggcaccctggttgggaaacacaggctttAGAAAGTTTAGAGAGTTGCAGTACAATTTGATTTAGGGATCTTTAGATGTGCCATGTCGCCACCTAGTGTTAGAGTTAAGGTGTTTCTTCTGCATCTGAAGATTTATTATACAATTTTGCACAGAATCTGCATAGAATTATATAAATAGTTAAAGAGGAGGGGCCTCGGATACCTACAGACTGCGTTGACCCTTCCTTCTTGTCGGGGGTGACCGTGCGCTGATGCTTCACCCCTCGTAGGGTTtttatattttaactttttgtcagTATTATGTAGTGAATCTGcttcttttgttttatttaatccCCGCCTTCATTATAAGCCCCGCCTTTTGTCGTTTGTGACACTAATGGCGTTGCCGTCCCCTCGATCCCCGATTTAAAACCCTTTTTAGATCTGCTGCCGGATTCGCACATTTGGTGGCCCCAGAAGCCACCGCTTTCAGGATTGTACTAATTGTAgagaagataaatatatatttgtacatgAGAGACCCTGGAGGCTGCGAGGGTCATATTTGTGGGGGACCTCATAAGACTTGACCTTTAACCTCCCACGCTGGTGCCAGATCTTCTTCTATATTTGATATGTTAATGTATTTTCTAGTGGCTTTTTTCGATGACGTCTGCTTTTTTACGGTTCTTGCCTTTCTATCAATGTGATCATATTTTGTACTCGGATGCGTGTGCTAGAGACTTCAAATAAATATCTATCATTTTCACTATTTGGGAGTGTGCCTGATGAATTATTCCTGGGGAAGTATTAGGAGGCTGCACCGGGGGAATTG from Hyla sarda isolate aHylSar1 chromosome 11, aHylSar1.hap1, whole genome shotgun sequence harbors:
- the SLC39A1 gene encoding zinc transporter ZIP1 isoform X2, with the protein product MRITLFCGDETEEGSLVSRIVLLIPHHGGEPGQCGVEPGPRGRVALGGWIRGGRRRALSLISCFTGGVFLATCLLDLLPNYLSGINDALIRLNITLQFPLQEFILAMGFFLVLVLEQIVLSYQEPAGWTEETHSLLGTDSRIPHPEQPHVHVDVNAHSAVRAVVLVLSLSLHSVLEGLAVGLLQESGKVLETCLALLIHKCIVSFSLTLKLAQGRLRPRAILSCLLLFAFMTPLGIGLGIVSTENADPLHQLTRSVLEGIATGTFLYITFLEILPHELTASDQRIVKVIVILCGFSVVTAILFVKI
- the SLC39A1 gene encoding zinc transporter ZIP1 isoform X1 — translated: MEVNPASVVWSPDLEAVSLSVAGLEVKLGSLVTLLLLTLISGLTPLFLFRRQAPPDILGGRRRALSLISCFTGGVFLATCLLDLLPNYLSGINDALIRLNITLQFPLQEFILAMGFFLVLVLEQIVLSYQEPAGWTEETHSLLGTDSRIPHPEQPHVHVDVNAHSAVRAVVLVLSLSLHSVLEGLAVGLLQESGKVLETCLALLIHKCIVSFSLTLKLAQGRLRPRAILSCLLLFAFMTPLGIGLGIVSTENADPLHQLTRSVLEGIATGTFLYITFLEILPHELTASDQRIVKVIVILCGFSVVTAILFVKI